The Synchiropus splendidus isolate RoL2022-P1 chromosome 5, RoL_Sspl_1.0, whole genome shotgun sequence DNA window GGGACCTGTACCGGGACTTCGGGCGGGTGGAAGACAGCGTGACCCGGCTGCTGGAGAAACTGCCGCGGCTCGGAGAGCGATGCAGGTCAGTGACGTCATGTACGCACCGGCACATCGCGTTATGATATGGCTGCAAATCACCATTAttacttttgttattatttttgctaTTGATTCATTGCCAGAATTTAACCTACAGTCATGAACACGGCCATTACGATGTCAAATCACTGTACAGGTGCATGTGGATGGGCGATATGTATGAGAAACATATAAAtgaaatgataacaataataatcatgaaaagaaagaaattacaaaataaataaaacaggatgtaaaataaacatgtacaTATTAACGCTGGGGgctaaaatgatttaaatgaatattttaaattgaGAGCACGCAGTTATTaatttttgtaatttttatttGGTGGGATGTATGATGGTATTGAAATATTGCTGTGTTTCAATGTAGAAAGCGATTGAGGACGTGGATCTGTGAGCTTTTTAACAAGTTATTTTAACATGTTTGACAATTGCTCGTCGACGTCAGCGCTTCAtttgtttacttcctgtttgaccaGTCCTGTCAGATCGTCCGCCCCCAGCGGCGGAGAGTGTAACTGCATCAACACTACTGTCGCTTGCtcagtatcagaatcagaatcagctttatccgaggtcagtgaggatcccgcCAACTTCGGAAcaacgtgcaataatgaacGAGGCATAATAATCGTAATAAACAAAGAATAACCATTTGCCGCATGTTTGCGGCTGTCGCGTGCAGGGTGTTCATGCAGGAGGCGGAGCAGATCTCGACGTCGCGGCGGCGAACCAGCCTGACTCTGAACCGACACACGGAGATCCTGGAGGTCCTGGAGATCCCGCAGCTGATGGACACCTGCGTGCGGAACGGCTACTGCGATGAGGCGCTGCAGCTCGCCGCCTACGTCAAGAGGCTGGAGAAGAAACAcgcgtcacttcctgtcatccAGGTGAGCCAGCGCAGGCGCCGACTGGGACGCCGGCGGTGTTAACCGCCACCGTCTCCGTGCGCAGGACATGGTGGGCGAGGTGCGCCAGTCCACCCAGCTGATGCtgaaccagctgctgcagcagctgcgcaGCCAGGTGCAGCTGCCCGTCTGCCTGCGCGTGATCGGCTACCTGCGCCGCATGGACGTCTTCACGGAGGCGGAGCTCCGGCTGAAGTTCCTGCAGGCCCGCGGCTCTTGGCTCAGGACCCTGCTGGCTCAGGTCCCCGACGAAGACCCCTACACCCACATCACCAAGACCATCGAGGCCTACAGGGTCTACCTGTTCGACATCATCACGCAGTACCGCGCCATCTTCTCCGACGACGAGCCACTGATGCCTCCGGGCGGCTGCTGGGCGGCGGTGAACGAGGGCGCCATCTTCCACGGCTGGGTGGTGCAGCAGGTGTCGCAGTTCCTGGCCACGCTGGAGCAGGACCTGCAGCGGGGCGTGGGCGGCCGGCTGGACTCGCTCCTGGGTCAGTGCATGTACTTCGGCCTGTCCTTCAGCCGGGTGGGCGCCGACTTCCGCGGGCAGCTGGCGCCCATGTTCCAGCAGGTGGCGGCAGCCACGTTCCGCGGTGCCGTGCGGGAGGCGGCAGAGCAGTTCCGGGAGGACATGAACGTGTACACGCTTGTCGCCCTGCCCGCTGTCCTGGGGGGCAGCGTTCCTGCGCCGGCGCCCATGGTTCAGCCCGCCACACTGCAGCCCCCCATGACCCTGCTGGACTTCCCGCCGCTGGCCTGCTTCCTCAACAACGTCCTGGCGGCCTTCAACGACCTCCGGCtctgctgcccgctggggctgGCCGAGGACGTGACACGGACTCTAGAGGGCGCACTCCAACAGGTGAGTCGACCCCCGACCTCCTCCATGCT harbors:
- the cog8 gene encoding conserved oligomeric Golgi complex subunit 8, with the protein product MVDVEDESILASLFRDSVQDGWRENPDFTAYLSELSSLGLENLVREPERLEEERAQILQQTRDLAFSNYQTFIRTADCTRDLYRDFGRVEDSVTRLLEKLPRLGERCRVFMQEAEQISTSRRRTSLTLNRHTEILEVLEIPQLMDTCVRNGYCDEALQLAAYVKRLEKKHASLPVIQDMVGEVRQSTQLMLNQLLQQLRSQVQLPVCLRVIGYLRRMDVFTEAELRLKFLQARGSWLRTLLAQVPDEDPYTHITKTIEAYRVYLFDIITQYRAIFSDDEPLMPPGGCWAAVNEGAIFHGWVVQQVSQFLATLEQDLQRGVGGRLDSLLGQCMYFGLSFSRVGADFRGQLAPMFQQVAAATFRGAVREAAEQFREDMNVYTLVALPAVLGGSVPAPAPMVQPATLQPPMTLLDFPPLACFLNNVLAAFNDLRLCCPLGLAEDVTRTLEGALQQVTQQMVSFHRAEASAFSQQEEQQFVLMCSAFADDMLPFINRCLQLLFPASQLALVLGVPPSQLARYPHLGVVDVAAVLEPLDFVLPRKDTLTPELNVELSQLNFDPVAEDSPSDLDPGSPSPPEVSAEEKEGAEPQQ